A genomic segment from Triticum dicoccoides isolate Atlit2015 ecotype Zavitan chromosome 1A, WEW_v2.0, whole genome shotgun sequence encodes:
- the LOC119356100 gene encoding PLAT domain-containing protein 1-like, protein MARAEPGECNLTHPHTNDQTPIRPSTIARLAALLLAFAVAVSTTALAHGRDLPTQIKLTNGGGVVGGDRQECVYTVYVRTGSIWKAGTDANITLELYTAGNADGVAISDLPSWGGLMWQGHSYFERGNLDIFSGRGPCMASAPCRMRVSSDGTGPHHGWYCNYVEVTVTVTGPHRGRAQQLFTVEQWLATDAAPYKLEAVVDRCPADDAASVYDRVRRRLDTCLIVFHQNDLPSCVMVR, encoded by the exons CAATCTCACACATCCCCACACGAACGATCAAACTCCGATCCGCCCGTCAACCATCGCTCGGCTGGCcgccctcctcctcgccttcgccgtcgccgtctccaCCACCGCGCTGGCGCATGGCCGCGACCTCCCGACCCAGATCAAG CTGACAAATGGCGGCGGCGTGGTTGGCGGCGACAGGCAGGAGTGCGTGTACACGGTGTACGTGCGGACGGGGTCGATCTGGAAGGCCGGGACGGACGCCAACATCACCCTGGAGCTCTACACCGCAGGCAACGCCGACGGCGTGGCCATCTCGGACCTGCCGTCGTGGGGCGGGCTCATGTGGCAGGGCCACTCCTACTTCGAGCGCGGCAACCTCGACATTTTCAGCGGGCGCGGGCCGTGCATGGCCAGCGCGCCCTGCCGCATGAGGGTGTCCTCCGACGGCACCGGCCCGCACCACGGCTGGTACTGCAACTACGTCGAGGTCACCGTCACCGTCACCGGCCCGCACCGCGGCCGCGCCCAGCAGCTCTTCACCGTCGAGCAGTGGCTCGCCACCGACGCCGCGCCCTACAAGCTCGAGGCCGTCGTCGACCGCTGCCCCGCCGATGACGCCGCGTCGGTGTATGACCGAGTACGCCGGCGTCTTGATACGTGTCTTATTGTTTTTCATCAAAACGATCTTCCTTCGTGTGTTATGGTTCGTTAA